One window of Pseudomonadota bacterium genomic DNA carries:
- a CDS encoding DUF3971 domain-containing protein, giving the protein MALLFACGLAVIKFYLIPNINQHRDWMAKRLTDSIQQSVQVGEIEARWDGLHPDFTFSALTVSDDRDATVFSLDKLEARVSTFALFFGEIDLLRIKIYSPKIFVKRDKNNAIWVGGKRVYPFSPEEGPLLKWLVRQKQVEITGGSLSFVDEILDNYSITLNGVLLTTSFSAGEISIVLSSEMKNDWFDAINISLVSPNLFNLNSRSDFIGNISWDVSALRLSSFKGWVPPVVQVDNTVVNSQGVANFDGGDSQQVVADLKLNDFSLATKKGAEPVGVSQASFQASWKASSDRQEMTFSNIVAEIDSGLAVHLDVVHMNKDVSTGRNQIVMRDLSVDLFKFISRRVIDSKKNLALVDRLLPGGILNLVDVSWQADGGSLSAMDLALQTRFEGIGFYASEKNPGVQGLTGALKFENDQFLVQIDSKDVSFNLPKIFPQPLYFAQFQSSIAGRKTESEWVVDVGDTRFSNTDLVGRASARLGVSHEAKSKTVDLRVEVESIDATRLPFYLPSTLLKTKAWVENRVLSGRAKNLVMTASGDLSTSFFTRGWQFELSADITGGSVEVGGGWPRVDEIYGVFKYADKTVSFAPSRATIFGVDVSQSTLSIEKTGTPESTLNVGGITTATVAELIRYVKKSPLDKITKGTVGNMVAEGVGTLNLVLSIPLFDRQKAKVSGSVHIKGPSIRVSEKAPQFNDFEAVIDFDKAQVAIRSGHARIFDAQTTFSSRRVDRGFGAVEFKSDVSVNEFMDYLQLPIDPRYLSGRISSSGVLGFVADGLHIDLNADLKGLASGLPEPLSTFGGGKQRLRMQYIASRSGARDITLSNQSGELAKFVFLNGKLVRGSLNTSRSGGDNVLLVGGNISHVDIDGWRTLLSKKNKERPIIDVPLIVEVDAQIDRLDAFGNTFDKVSIDGQFFKRDGSFTINSQAISGKVLFSGYGSKEAKVSANLKRLIMRRPTSEQAVTDGVANIYRVPIAVNAVIDDFHLDGVKRGAITLRARPNRGLWEISELSNITDMGTLTMRGQWELGTKSSVAYDVEFNIRDVGQYLSSLEGREDMVGGVGRLRGSVNWEGSPISIDLATLDGKLNLEVKGGRFSKIRSGTGHLISLLSLQALPRRITLDFRDVFSSGFSFDHMESEVLIINGIARTGKLLMEGTSASVVISGSVDMVRKNQDLEVFVTPKLGSAASVVGAVIVDPATGLAAFLAQKLFGDPLDKMATRYYRVLGDWSEPKVTRVRRSDE; this is encoded by the coding sequence TTGGCTTTGCTATTTGCATGCGGCCTCGCTGTAATCAAATTCTATCTTATTCCTAATATCAATCAACACCGAGATTGGATGGCGAAGAGGCTTACGGATTCAATTCAGCAATCTGTACAAGTCGGTGAAATAGAGGCTCGCTGGGATGGGCTGCACCCAGACTTTACTTTTTCTGCGCTTACGGTCTCAGATGATCGCGATGCAACAGTTTTTAGCTTGGATAAGCTCGAGGCCCGAGTATCCACTTTTGCCTTGTTTTTCGGTGAGATTGACCTATTAAGAATTAAAATTTATAGCCCAAAAATTTTCGTGAAAAGGGATAAGAATAATGCGATATGGGTAGGTGGTAAGCGGGTCTATCCCTTTAGCCCAGAAGAGGGACCATTATTGAAATGGTTAGTACGACAGAAGCAAGTCGAAATTACAGGGGGTTCACTTAGCTTTGTCGATGAGATTCTGGATAACTATTCAATTACATTAAACGGCGTATTGCTGACTACGTCGTTTTCGGCAGGTGAAATCAGCATCGTGCTTTCAAGTGAAATGAAGAATGACTGGTTTGACGCGATTAATATAAGCCTTGTTAGCCCTAACTTGTTTAATCTAAATAGTAGATCTGATTTTATAGGTAATATTAGCTGGGACGTGAGTGCGCTTCGACTGTCCTCCTTTAAAGGTTGGGTGCCTCCGGTGGTGCAGGTAGACAATACGGTTGTGAATTCGCAGGGTGTGGCTAACTTCGACGGCGGAGATTCGCAGCAAGTTGTCGCTGATCTGAAGCTTAATGATTTTTCATTAGCTACAAAAAAGGGCGCAGAACCTGTGGGTGTTTCCCAGGCTTCTTTTCAGGCATCTTGGAAAGCCTCTTCTGATCGGCAGGAGATGACGTTTTCAAATATAGTTGCTGAAATCGATAGTGGATTAGCCGTCCATTTGGATGTTGTGCACATGAATAAAGACGTTTCAACAGGAAGAAATCAAATTGTGATGCGTGATTTATCTGTTGATCTGTTTAAGTTTATCAGTCGACGGGTTATTGACAGCAAGAAAAATTTAGCGCTTGTCGATCGGCTGCTGCCTGGGGGTATTTTGAACTTGGTAGATGTTTCATGGCAGGCGGATGGTGGATCCCTTTCTGCTATGGATCTTGCATTACAAACACGATTTGAAGGTATTGGATTCTACGCGTCGGAGAAAAATCCTGGGGTGCAGGGTTTAACTGGAGCTCTGAAATTTGAAAATGATCAGTTTCTTGTTCAGATTGATTCTAAGGATGTGTCGTTTAACCTACCAAAAATTTTTCCGCAGCCACTCTATTTTGCTCAATTTCAGTCAAGTATAGCCGGGCGCAAAACCGAGAGTGAGTGGGTCGTTGATGTCGGTGATACAAGGTTTTCGAACACTGATTTGGTTGGGAGGGCTTCTGCTCGATTAGGTGTTTCTCATGAGGCTAAGAGTAAGACTGTTGATTTACGGGTGGAAGTCGAGAGTATTGATGCCACTCGATTGCCTTTTTATTTGCCGAGTACGTTATTAAAAACCAAGGCTTGGGTAGAGAATCGCGTGTTGTCTGGACGCGCAAAGAATCTGGTAATGACCGCGAGTGGAGACTTGTCGACTTCTTTTTTCACTCGCGGCTGGCAATTTGAGTTGAGCGCCGACATCACGGGTGGAAGCGTTGAAGTCGGCGGTGGGTGGCCGCGGGTTGACGAGATTTATGGCGTATTCAAGTATGCAGACAAAACAGTCTCTTTTGCTCCTAGTAGGGCGACAATTTTTGGAGTCGATGTGTCTCAGAGTACTTTATCCATTGAGAAAACGGGCACTCCTGAATCCACGCTTAATGTGGGTGGGATAACTACAGCTACTGTAGCGGAACTCATTCGGTACGTTAAAAAAAGTCCACTGGATAAAATCACTAAAGGTACGGTAGGTAACATGGTCGCTGAGGGCGTTGGTACGCTCAACTTAGTGTTGAGCATCCCTCTTTTTGATCGCCAAAAGGCGAAAGTGAGCGGATCTGTTCATATCAAGGGTCCATCCATCCGAGTTAGTGAGAAAGCTCCGCAATTTAATGACTTTGAAGCTGTTATAGATTTTGACAAGGCTCAGGTTGCGATTCGGAGTGGTCATGCGCGAATATTCGATGCGCAGACAACGTTTTCATCCAGGCGCGTTGATCGAGGCTTCGGAGCGGTTGAGTTTAAGTCTGATGTTTCTGTGAACGAGTTTATGGACTATCTTCAATTGCCAATAGACCCGCGATACCTTTCTGGTCGGATCTCATCATCAGGTGTTCTCGGATTTGTGGCAGATGGATTGCATATAGATCTTAACGCTGATCTCAAGGGGTTGGCATCAGGATTACCAGAGCCCCTTTCTACATTTGGGGGAGGCAAACAGAGATTGCGTATGCAATATATTGCGTCGAGGTCCGGGGCACGTGACATCACTCTCTCTAATCAAAGCGGCGAGCTGGCGAAATTTGTATTTTTGAATGGAAAGTTAGTTCGTGGCTCCTTGAATACAAGCCGAAGCGGCGGGGATAACGTGTTATTGGTCGGTGGAAATATTTCGCATGTGGACATTGATGGGTGGCGTACTTTGCTCAGTAAAAAGAATAAAGAGCGGCCGATTATTGATGTCCCGTTAATAGTGGAAGTTGATGCTCAAATCGATCGCTTGGATGCTTTTGGTAACACTTTCGACAAAGTTTCTATAGATGGGCAGTTTTTTAAGCGTGATGGCTCATTTACCATTAACAGTCAAGCCATCTCTGGAAAAGTTTTGTTTAGTGGTTACGGTAGCAAAGAAGCTAAAGTATCCGCGAACCTTAAACGATTGATCATGCGTCGGCCGACGTCGGAACAGGCAGTAACTGATGGAGTAGCGAACATATACCGTGTGCCGATAGCAGTGAATGCCGTGATTGACGATTTTCATCTTGATGGCGTTAAGCGGGGGGCTATTACCTTGCGCGCGAGACCTAATCGTGGGCTTTGGGAGATAAGCGAACTTTCGAACATCACTGATATGGGAACCTTGACCATGCGCGGCCAATGGGAACTTGGAACAAAATCAAGCGTTGCATATGACGTAGAGTTTAATATCCGAGATGTAGGTCAGTACCTCTCTAGTTTAGAGGGGAGAGAGGATATGGTTGGGGGTGTGGGACGGCTTCGTGGTTCTGTCAATTGGGAGGGCAGCCCCATTTCTATTGACCTCGCCACGTTAGATGGCAAATTAAATCTCGAAGTTAAGGGTGGTCGGTTTTCAAAAATTCGTTCTGGAACTGGTCACCTAATTAGTTTGCTCAGCTTGCAGGCATTGCCAAGGCGAATCACACTTGATTTTCGTGATGTGTTTTCGTCCGGATTCAGTTTTGATCATATGGAGTCAGAGGTGCTTATTATAAATGGCATCGCGCGTACCGGTAAACTGCTCATGGAAGGCACTTCGGCTTCGGTGGTCATTTCTGGTAGTGTGGACATGGTTAGAAAGAATCAGGATCTAGAGGTGTTCGTCACGCCCAAACTAGGCAGTGCAGCCTCGGTGGTGGGGGCTGTTATTGTGGATCCTGCAACCGGATTGGCGGCATTCTTGGCTCAAAAGTTATTTGGCGATCCACTCGATAAAATGGCGACGAGATATTATAGAGTTTTAGGTGATTGGAGCGAGCCCAAGGTGACTCGTGTTCGTCGGAGTGATGAGTAA
- the tldD gene encoding metalloprotease TldD, producing the protein MSLSDKNMERVHEVILNPSELSLDTLPSLFSRIGSKKIDYADLYFQYSRSESWSIEDGIVKVGSFNIDQGVGARAIVDEKTAFAYSDEISKAAIHSALDATKAIARHGSTVSIPTRVATTTSLYTNLDPLLANSNSDKISLLERVESFARQIDSRVTQVVANLAAVQDTILVSRLDGHVACDVRPLVRLSIQVIVEQNGRKEQGSAGGGGRFSYDYFNDERLMDYAQKAVDQAVINMGAGPAPAGEVTVVLGAGWPGILLHEAIGHGLEGDFNRKGSSAFTGRIGERVAAKGVTVVDDGTIPDRRGSLSVDDEGTPTSRTVLIDDGILCGYMQDTLNARLMGVPPTGNGRRESYAHVPMPRMTNTYMLNGLMEREEILSSVKSGIYAANFGGGQVDIVSGKFVFSASEAYLIENGKITKPVKGATLIGNGPDVLTRVSMIGNDMSLDSGVGTCGKDGQSVPVGVGQPTLRIDGLTVGGTDLS; encoded by the coding sequence ATGAGCTTGAGTGATAAAAATATGGAGCGCGTGCATGAGGTAATTCTAAATCCTAGTGAATTATCTCTGGATACACTACCTAGTTTATTTTCCCGTATTGGTTCTAAAAAGATTGATTATGCCGATTTGTACTTCCAATATAGTCGATCAGAATCTTGGTCCATTGAGGATGGGATTGTAAAGGTCGGTAGTTTTAACATTGATCAAGGCGTTGGTGCGCGAGCTATTGTTGATGAAAAAACTGCTTTCGCTTATTCGGATGAAATCTCTAAGGCGGCAATTCACTCGGCACTTGATGCGACAAAGGCGATTGCTAGGCACGGATCTACCGTATCAATACCAACGAGGGTGGCTACGACAACATCGCTTTACACGAACCTAGATCCGCTGTTAGCCAATTCAAATTCTGACAAGATTAGTCTTCTTGAGAGGGTTGAGTCGTTCGCTCGTCAGATTGACTCGAGAGTGACTCAGGTGGTTGCTAACTTGGCTGCTGTTCAAGATACTATTTTGGTGTCTCGTTTAGACGGACACGTGGCTTGTGATGTGAGGCCGCTTGTTCGTTTGTCGATTCAAGTAATAGTTGAGCAGAACGGTCGTAAAGAGCAAGGCTCCGCTGGAGGAGGAGGTCGATTTTCATACGATTATTTCAATGATGAGCGGTTGATGGATTATGCGCAAAAAGCGGTTGATCAGGCCGTGATTAACATGGGGGCAGGGCCAGCTCCGGCGGGAGAAGTGACGGTAGTGTTGGGCGCTGGTTGGCCGGGAATTTTATTGCATGAGGCAATCGGCCACGGACTGGAAGGGGATTTCAATCGCAAGGGGAGTTCCGCATTTACCGGCCGCATTGGTGAGCGTGTAGCAGCAAAGGGTGTGACGGTGGTTGATGATGGAACCATACCGGACCGGAGAGGTTCGCTCAGTGTTGATGATGAGGGCACGCCTACTTCTAGAACTGTTCTAATTGATGATGGAATTTTGTGCGGCTATATGCAAGACACCTTAAACGCACGATTGATGGGTGTGCCCCCTACGGGTAATGGACGACGCGAGTCTTATGCTCATGTACCGATGCCAAGAATGACGAATACATACATGCTTAACGGATTAATGGAGCGGGAGGAGATTTTGTCCTCGGTAAAAAGTGGAATTTACGCTGCGAATTTTGGTGGTGGTCAAGTTGATATCGTTAGTGGAAAATTTGTATTTTCTGCATCTGAGGCCTACCTCATTGAAAATGGAAAGATAACTAAACCTGTAAAAGGTGCGACCCTGATTGGAAATGGGCCGGATGTCTTGACGAGAGTGTCTATGATCGGTAACGATATGTCACTTGACTCTGGCGTTGGTACCTGTGGTAAAGATGGACAAAGTGTTCCGGTGGGGGTTGGTCAGCCTACGCTGCGTATTGATGGCCTCACGGTTGGTGGCACAGACCTCTCCTGA
- a CDS encoding helical backbone metal receptor, giving the protein MIKDQPYHIWLVFGMLVILLGLSSHTWAPSANDGLDKRHRVVTLAPHLAEVVFAAGAGEHLIGVISGTDYPVAATKIPVVGGVNGIDFEKLVMLQPTMVLGWEEGNKSADIVKLQSLGIPIRILRSNRLVDIHKQIVEVGDMFGSELTAVANADVILARILKFSLHSSNYHQKKIFVQVWDKPIFTIGRAHLINEGLQLCGATNVGERYPFLASAVSMETVLLSGADYILDLTGNLISERSELDPNRGRSLQAYIPILEGSGDLLMRPGPRFLDGLETLCIQLSTE; this is encoded by the coding sequence ATGATTAAGGATCAGCCGTACCATATCTGGTTAGTCTTTGGGATGTTGGTCATTTTACTTGGGCTGTCTAGTCATACTTGGGCACCATCGGCTAATGACGGGCTAGATAAGAGACATCGCGTCGTAACTCTAGCTCCACATCTTGCAGAGGTGGTGTTTGCTGCTGGAGCAGGTGAGCATCTAATCGGAGTGATCTCTGGAACTGATTACCCTGTAGCTGCAACAAAGATCCCAGTTGTTGGTGGGGTCAATGGGATAGATTTCGAGAAACTGGTCATGCTACAACCTACGATGGTGCTGGGTTGGGAGGAAGGAAACAAGTCCGCAGATATTGTAAAGTTACAAAGTCTTGGTATTCCTATCCGTATCCTGCGTTCGAATAGACTCGTTGATATACATAAGCAAATTGTTGAAGTTGGCGATATGTTTGGTTCAGAGTTGACTGCTGTTGCTAATGCGGATGTCATCCTTGCGAGAATCTTAAAATTTTCTCTTCATTCATCTAACTACCATCAAAAGAAGATCTTCGTCCAAGTTTGGGATAAGCCCATTTTTACGATAGGGCGTGCACACCTCATTAATGAAGGTCTTCAGCTATGCGGAGCTACAAACGTAGGAGAGAGATACCCTTTTCTGGCAAGTGCTGTTTCGATGGAGACTGTGCTTTTGTCGGGGGCTGATTACATTTTGGACTTGACTGGCAATCTGATTTCTGAGAGGTCAGAATTGGATCCAAATCGGGGGCGCTCTCTCCAAGCATATATACCTATTCTTGAGGGGAGCGGTGATCTTCTGATGCGTCCAGGCCCACGTTTTCTAGATGGACTGGAAACACTATGTATACAACTGAGCACAGAATAG
- a CDS encoding cob(I)yrinic acid a,c-diamide adenosyltransferase, which produces MGNRLTKIYTKTGDSGSTGLGDGTRTLKCSDRIEAIGTVDELNCVIGLLLCEPLSKELSDFFINIQHELFNLGSELSVPGYSVISEEDVITIENKLDAINKNLHPLKEFILPGGSRAAALCHQARAVCRRAERCVIRLEQHETISELSKKYLNRLSDYLFVACRAINKSLNVEDVYWSSRRTQED; this is translated from the coding sequence ATGGGTAATCGACTGACAAAAATTTATACAAAAACTGGGGATTCCGGATCCACTGGCCTAGGTGATGGCACACGGACACTGAAATGTAGTGATCGTATCGAGGCGATCGGTACGGTCGATGAATTAAACTGTGTCATCGGATTGCTGCTCTGTGAGCCTCTTTCTAAAGAACTTTCTGACTTTTTTATAAACATCCAACATGAACTGTTTAACCTTGGAAGCGAGCTCAGCGTTCCTGGATATAGCGTTATATCAGAAGAGGACGTCATAACAATTGAAAATAAACTCGACGCAATTAACAAAAACCTCCATCCATTAAAGGAATTTATATTACCAGGGGGTTCGCGAGCTGCTGCTTTATGTCACCAAGCGAGAGCAGTTTGTCGTCGTGCGGAACGGTGCGTCATTCGACTAGAACAACACGAGACTATCTCAGAGCTTTCAAAAAAATATCTTAATCGCCTTTCCGACTACTTATTTGTCGCATGCCGAGCAATCAACAAGTCGCTAAACGTGGAAGATGTTTACTGGTCAAGCCGCAGAACACAAGAAGACTAA